The Pyxidicoccus trucidator genomic interval ACGGAGAGCCTGCTCTACCGCGCCAACCAGATTCCGGAGCGCAACCGGCTCAAGTTCCTCCAGCTGCTGGGCGTCCCCCTGCAGCCCGCGTCGTCCGCGAGGGGACTCGTCGCCTTCCGCAACGAGCGCGGCGGAACGCCCCAGGCACTCACACTGACGGACGGCGTGGAGGTGAGCGCCGGCAAGGTGCCCTTCCGCACCGAGCGCGGGCTGGACGTGCTGCCCGTGGAGGCCGCCCTCTTCTACAAGCGAAGCGTCGCGCCCGAGGAGCGCGTGAAGGCGTACTACGAGGAGCTGTACGCGTCCTTCACCGCCACCACGCCCCCGCTCGCGCCGCTGAACGCGCTCCAGTTCTACGAGACGACGCCCTTCTCGCCGCGCGGCACCGAGCCGCTGGACCTGAACACCCAGACACTGGACCGGGCACTGTGGGTGGCGCTGCTGCTGCGGCCCGCGGACCTGAAGCTGGCGTCGTCTCCGTTGGGGCCGGAGGGTGCCAAGACGCAGCTCTGCGAGCTGCTGAAGGGCAAGGTGCTGACGGTGGGAATCGCGCCCGCCGGAGACACCGGAGGGAGGGACCTGGTGCCCAACGGGCAGGCGCGGCCCGAGGGGTCGGCGGTGCTCCAGTTCCAGCTCCCCCGGTTGCCGCCGGAGGGCAAGCTGCCGGAGTCGGCTGCGGACCGCAACGCGAGCTGGCGCACCCTGGCCACCGCCGAGGTGCCCGCCGAGCCGGTGGTGGTGGACGTCCCCCTGCCCTCCAGCGAGGCCGAGCTGGCGCTGTGGTCGAACCTGGACCCGCTGGAGGCGGGCACCCGCGACTTCCCTCCCGCGCTGGACGACGAGGCGCTGGATGCACGCGTGATTACGTGGCTGCGCATCACCTCGTCCGCGCCCGTGTCCGTGAAGCTCTTGTGGGCGGGCATCAACGCGGCGCCGGTGACGCAGCGCGAGCGAGTGACGAGCGAGCTGCTGCCCGCGGGCACTGGCGAGCCGGACCAGGTGGCGAAGCTGGCGCGCTCGCCCGTGCTGCCGGGCACGGTGAAGCTCACCGTCACCGTCAACGGCACCTCCGAGACGTGGGAGGCGATTGATGACCTGATGAGCGCCGGACCCGAGGTGGCGGTGCCGGACCCGCGCCTGCCGCCGGGCACGCCCGCGTACACCAACACGCGGGTGAAGGTGTTCCTCCTGGACGCGGAGGCCGGCGAGCTGCGCTTCGGCGACGGCGCGCACGGCGCCCGTCCGCCCCCTGGCGCCACCCTGCGCGTGGACTATGACCATGGCGTGGGCCGCGCCGGCAATGTGGGCGCGGGCACGGTGACGAGCGGCCCCGCGCTGCCTCCCGGCATCAAGGTGGAGAACCCGCTGCCCACCTGGGGCGGCGCGGACGCCGAGAATGTGAAGCAGGGAGAGCGGAGCATCTCCCGCTTCCTCCAGCACCGAGACAGGCTGGTGACGGTGCAGGACTTCGAGGCGCTCACCCTGCGCACCCCCGGCGTGGCCGTGGGCCGCGTGGAGGTGCTGCCCGCCTTCCACCCCGCCCTGTCGCCCAACGAGCCCGGCGACGCGCCCGGCGCGGTGACGGTCATGGCCGTTCCGCGCTTCGAGCCGGACCCCGCGGAGACGCAGGGCGCGGACGCCTTCCTGGATGCCATCGCCTGCTGGCTGGCGCCCCGGCGGCTGGTGACGACGGAGATCTTCGTGCGCCGCGCCCAGTACAAGCCCGTCTGGGTGACGGTGGGCCTGGAGGTGGTGGCCGGCGTGTCCCAGGCCGTGGTGCGCGAGGCGGTGAAGGCCGCCCTCACCGCCTTCCTGTCGCCGCTGCCCCCCGAGGACGTGGACCTGCTGGAGCCCACCGTGTCGCTGGCCGGCGCGCCGCAGGCCACGGTGCTCCAGCGGGGCTGGCCGCTGCGCAAGGCCGTGGTGTCGCTGGAGCTGGCGGCCGTGGCCAGCCGCGTGGCGGGCGTGGCCCTGGTGCGCGGGGTGAGCCTGGGACTGGCCACCGGCGCCGCGCAGGGCCAGGTGCCATTGACGGGCCTGCAGCTGCCCCGGCTGGCCGGCATCTCCGTGGCCGTGGGGGACCCGCCGTCCCTGGACGAGCTGCGCGGCACCGGCCCCGTGGCCACCGGCGCGCAGCGGCCCTTCGTGTCCGTGCCCGTCGTGCCCGAGGAGTGCCGGTAGATGGACGCCAACGGCTCCCGCTTCCACCTGCTGCTCGGCCGCGACGACTGGGGCCGCTGCTCCTCCGACAAGGGGCAGCCCCTGGCCGAGGCGTGGGCCGACGCATCCGGCACCGGCGCGGACGTGGCCTGGGATGCCCTGCGCGCGGAGGTGTCCCTGCGCGCCGAGCTGTTCCGCTTTCCCGCCGCGCCCCGCGACGTGCCGCCGAAGCTGGAGGACCGGCGCGGCGCCGCGAGGGACCGCTACAAGAGCTTCTACTGGATTGACCGTGACGGGCTCGCCGTGAAGGTGATGTCCAGCGGCTCGCGGCTCACCAGCACCTTCTGGCCGGTGGCGCCCTCTGAGCCCCGCGCGGCGACGTTCGGCGGCTTCGGCCCGGTGGTGGCTCCGTCCGCTCCGGCGGCGGTGCCGCTGGGCGGACTGGGCATCACCGCGCACCACTACCTCGTGGTGGGGACGCTCGCGCCCGAGCCGGGGCTGCTGGTGTTCGACCTGCACTCCGGCGGCCCGCCGGTGCGGCACCTATGGCCCGCGGGAGTGCCCTTCGCACCGTGGGACGTCGCGGCCACGCCGGACGGCGGCGCGGTGGTGCTGGACCGGCAGCACCGCCGCCTGTGGCGCCTGGACGCGGAGCTGCGCGTGGTGCGCCTGGGCGGCGACTCCGTGCTGGCCGAGGAGGTGGTGGAGGTCTTCCAGCCGGCGCAGGGCGGCCCGCCGCGTCGCGTGCCCGCCGTCACCTTCCCCGAGCCGGTGTCGCTGGACGCGTCGCTGCCGCTGGATGCGGCGGACCCCATCTCCGTGGAGGTGCTGCCCGACGGCCGCGTGCTGGTGCTGGACCGGGGCGAGGCCGGCGGCTTCCTGAGCGTGTACCGCGACGGCCAGCCCGAGGGAGCGCCGCTGCCGCTGGAGGTGGAGGGCATCCTCCAGGGCTCCGGCTCCGCGTTCAGCTACGCGCTGGTGCCGCATGACATGGCCCTGGTGCCCGGGACGAAGGACACGCCCCACCGCGTGCTCGTCGTGGGCCGTGACGGCAACCAGGTGTTCGCCTTCGACCTGCATGTGGGCGAAGGCGGCGCACTGTCCGCCGTGCCCCAGCCGGAGTACCTGCCGCTGCGCTTGTTTGGCGGCAAGGCGCTCATCGGCGTGGACGGCGGCGCGTTCTACGACTTCGCCGACACCTTCGTGCCCCTGGTGGCCCAGCGCCGGCCCCGCTACGTGCGCGAGGCCACCCTGCGCACGCCGGTGCTGGACGGCCGCGCGCCCGACTGCGTGTGGCACCGGCTGATGCTGGACGCGTCCATTCCCCCCGGCGCCCGCGTCACCGTGCGCACCCGCGCGGCCAACGAGCATGCGGACCTGGAGGCCACGCCCTTCATCGAGGAGCCCACGCCGTACAAGCGCGGCCGAGGCTCGGAGCTGCCGTACGTGGCCGGCGCCACGAGTGGGCACCGGGGCACCTTCGAGGTGCTCTTCCAGCGGGCGAAGGGGCGCTACGCGCAGGTGGAGCTGACGCTGCACGGCGGCGGAGCCACCACGCCTCGCATCCACGCCCTGCGCGCGTGGTACCCGCGCTTCTCCTACCTGGCGCAGTACCTGCCGGGCCTGTACCGGCAGGACGCCGAGTCCGCGAGCTTCCTGGACCGGTTCCTCGCCAACGTGGAGGGGCTGTTCACCTCGCTCGAGGACCGCATCGCCGCCGCGCAGGTGCTGTTCGACGCGCGGGGCGCTCCGCCCGAAGCCCTGGACTGGCTGTCGTCCTGGTTCGGCGTGGCCATGGACCCGGCCTGGGACGAGACGCGGCGGCGGCTGTTCCTGCGCCACACGCTGGACTTCTTCCAGTGGAGGGGCACGCCGCGCGGGCTCATCATGGCCCTGCGCGTGGCGCTGGACGAGTGCCCGGACGACACCATCTTCACCGAGGAGACGGAGCCCACCCGCGCCCGCTTCCGCATCGTCGAGCGTTTCCGCTCGGCGCGCACGCCCTTCATCACCCCGCCCGAGTCCACCGTGTCGGACGGCATCCACGTCGTCACCACCGCCACGACTCAGCGCTGGGAGCCCTCGCAGGGACGCGCGCAGCTGGTGGACCGCTACCGCGCGGCCCTGCAGGCGGCGGGCGTGACGGCGACGGTGGACAGCTTCCCCCTGCGCGAGCCGGCGGGAGCGACGGCTTCCTCCGTCTGGCGTTCCTTCTGCATGGAGGCGCTGGGCTTCATTCCGGCGGCGACCGTCGCGACCACCTCGGTGTGGCGGGAGTTCCTGCTGCGGCGCTACCGCAACGTCACCGCCCTCAACGCGGCGCACCTGACGTCCCTGGCGGACTTCACGCAGGCCGCGCTGCCCGTGGTGCTGCCGGACGACGGCCCGGCGCAGACGGACTGGTACCACTTCGAGACGGTGGTGCTGCCGGTGCGCGCCGCGGCCCACCGCTTCACGGTGGTGCTGCCGGTGCCCAAGGGCAGCGCGGCGGAGGAGCAGCGTACGCGGCTGGAGCAGGCGATGCGGGTGGTGGCGGTGGAGAAGCCAGCCCACACCGTGTTCGACGTGAAGTTCTACTGGGCCATGTTCCGCGTCGGCGAAGCCCGCCTGGGCGTGGACACCCTGATTGACCTGGGCAGCCGTGCCCCCGAGCTGATGCCCGCCATGCAGCTCGGCCGCGAGTACCTGGCGGAAAGCCATCTGGCCCCGAGACCCCCACAGGATGCCAAGGACCGGCAGATCCTGGGACGGGACGCGCTCGGGCGCCGTGAGACCCACGGGAGCGACACCCTATGAGCACCTTCACTTCCACGTCAGTACCGCGCGCCGCCGCCGACCCCACCAAGCACGTCAACTACGTGCTGGGGATGGTGCTGGGCGTGGACGACTTCAATCAGGAGTTCGCCTGGCTGTCCGAGCGGGACAGGTGGCTCGCCCGCGATTTGCTCGGCTACGGCACCGCCTGGGGCCTGGCCGTGACGTCCGGCCTTGGCACCCGGGGCCCGGAGGTGCGGGTGTCGCCCGGCGTGGCGCTCACCCCGCGGGGTCAGCTCGTCCGGGTGACGCCCTCGCAGTGCGCGTCACTGAATGACTGGCTGAAGGCGAACCGCGAGGCCGTGGACCCGCACGTCTCCGCGACGGACCTCCTGCGGCTGTGGGTGGTGCTCTGCTACCGCGAGTGCCTCACCGACATGGTGCCCGTCCCCGGGGAGCCGTGCCGCAGTGAGGACGACTCCATGGCGCCCTCGCGCGTCACGGACGACTTCCGGCTGGAGCTGCGCCTGGGGCGTCCCGCCCAGCCTGAAGAGGACGCCGTCCGCGATTTCATGCGCTGGCTGCAAGGCCACATCCAGGGGGCAAGCGACCCTTCCAGCTCCATCTCCATGGAAGCCTTCCTCAAGGCCATCCGCGACGCGGCGGTGACCGGCTCGCCGCCGTCGTCGCCGCTTTCTCCCCCCGCCCCGAACAGTCCGCTGGACCCGATGATGGACGCGTCCCCGCCCGGGCCGCTCCTCATCTACACGGAGGACATGGAGCGGTACCTGCGCGCCGCCCTGCGGCTGTGGGTGACGGAGCTGCGCGCGCTGTGGCGGCCCAACTGGCTGGGCGCGGCGCACGGCTGCACTTCCCCCGTCACGCCGGAGCCCGCGAGCGACGGCGACTGCGTGATGCTGGCCGAGGTGGAGGTGGCGCTGGTGAAGTCCGAAGTGGCCGGCGACTGGCTGGTGGATGACGACCCCGGCGCCATCCGCCTCCTCGAGGAGGACCGGCCCTTCGTCCTTCACCTGCGGATGCTCCAGGAGATGCTCCTGTCCATTGCCGCGGCCGGCGGCGGCGGCGGTGGCGCGGGCCCGGCGGGTCCCCAGGGGCCCCAGGGGTTGAAGGGCGACAAGGGCGACCCCGGCAACCCGGGTGTGAAGGGCGACAAGGGCGACCCCGGCAGCCCGGGTGTGAAGGGCGACAAGGGTGACCCCGGCAACCCGGGTGTGAAGGGCGACAAGGGTGACAAGGGCGACCCCGGCAACACGGGCGCGCAGGGTCCGCAGGGCGACCCGGGAGAACCCTTCCCGTGGGTGGTGCGGCGCCCCGAGAACCCGGACCTGGGCAACTACCACATCGTGGCAGCGGGCATCGTCCCCCTCCGGGACGAGGACCCCGGCACCACCTACAACGGCCTGCGGTGCGTCGGCATCGTGGATGACGGGACGGCCTACTTCACCTTCAACGACTGCGTCTTCAAGCCCGAGGAGTACGTCTACATCGTCAAGGCGATGATGGTGCAGCACCCGGAGTTCCCCCACCTGGACTCCGTCACCTTCGGCGGCTTCCCCGAAGGGGATGACTCCTCTGTGTTCGCCCTCCACTTCTGGGACATGCCGAACCAGCAGTACGCCAATCCCGGCGACCTCGAGCAGCTCGAGGTGGTCATCGAAGTCAGCCAGTACTTCCGCTTCCCTCAGGGGTGAGGCGCCATGCGCATCGACCTGGATACGGCATTCCTCGACGACGGCATCCGCTCGACGAACTTCTTCAACGGCCGACTGCTTTCGGCCGAGGACCTGACGCAGGAGCAGCAGTCCCGCAAGGAGGCGCTCAAGCAGTTCGGTCGCGCCGTGGGCGAGGGCGTGGCCCACGGGCTGGAGGTGGAGGCCATCGTCGGCGGCAGCTCCGCGACGGACCCCGTCGTCACGGTGAAGCCGGGGCTGGCCATCAACCGGGAGGGGCGCCCCCTGGAGCTGCTCCAGGAGGTGAACGTGGCGCTGCTGCGCGGAGCGGCCAACACCACCTCCTCCACGGGTGGAACGGGCGCCTTCGCCACATGCGAGCCTCCCGGGAGCGCCTACGTGTCCGGCGCGGGCGTGTACCTGCTGGTCATCTCCGAGGCGGAGGGACGCGAGGGGCGCGCGTCCACCAGCGGCCTGGGAGGACTGCCCGGCACCGGATGCGAGGCGAAGCGGCTGGTGGAGGGCGTGCGCTTCCGGCTGCTCCAGCTCACGTTGCCGGACGCCGCCGAGCTGGGAAGTGACGAGGCCGTGCGGAGGCTCTTGCGCAACCGCGTGGCGCACCACTGCTTCGGGACGACGGACCCGAGCTCGAAGGCCTTCATACGGGACCCGTTCGGCCCCGCGGTGGAGGGGTACGGCCTCATTGACGGCCTGCGTCCCAACGCCCTCACGAGCTGCGACGTCCCGCTGGCCGTGCTGCACTGGCGACACGGCGAGGGCCTGCGCTGGGTGGACACGTGGGCGGCCCGGCGGCGGCTGACGCGGCCGACATTGCTGGGACGCTGGGCGTCCGGGGTGGCGGACCGCCGCGCGGCCGAGGGCGAGGCCATGTTCCTCCAGTTCCAGGACCAGTTGGAGAAGCTGCGCCAGGGCACGCCGCAGTCGGTGCGCGCGGTGGACCACTTCTCCTATCTGCCGTCGGTGGGGCTGCTGCCGCTGGAGGGCGGGGGCCGCGCGGGCTTCGTGTACGCGAAGTTCTTCGAGGGAGTCACCGCGCGGCAGCCCCCGCTGCACGTGGAGGGCGCGCGGCTGCAGTCGCTGCTGCGGCTGTCCATGGCGTACCCGCCCATCAACGTGGCGGGTGGGGACCCGGGCCTCTGGCTGTACCGGGTGCAGGAGAACCACGCGGCGGAGAACGGAACCGCGGGCCCGCAGCAGTACCTGGTCTTCACCAGCGGGTACCTGCCGTACCTGGGCACCCCACGCTTCGACGCCGCGCACTGGAGCTTCGCGAACTCCGCCCTGCCATGACCCTTCCCCTACCTGACGCTCGCTGGCCGCGAGGAGAGCGCGATGCCCATTGATCTGGATGACCTGCCCGAAATCAAACCCGGAGACCTCATCACCTCCGACCTCATCAACACGCTCGTCCGGGAGATGAAGAACCTGGTGGCCGGCGTGGGCAACAACCCGGTGCCCAACCTCTTCGGGCGCACCATCAGCGACGTGAAGAACACCCTCGCGCAGGGGGGCAACAAGCTCAAGATTGCCGGGGCGCTGGACGCGGCGGGCGTCTCGGTGGACATCGGGCGCGCGGAGAACGCGGGGCGGCTGGTGGTGGGGCAGATTCCCCCGCCCGACGCACGGGTGGCGGACAACACCAACGTCTTCCTGCTGATAGCGGCGGTGGCGGGCAGTGGGCCCCAGCAGTCGGAGCCTCCCGTCATCACCGGCTTCTCTCCGCTGACGGCGCCCGTGGGCACCCCGGTGCAGATCATCGGCAAGGAGTTCGACCCGGTGCAGTCGCGCAACAAGGTGACGTTCGACGGGGTGACGGCGGCGACGCCCTCGTCGGACAGCACGCGCTTCTCGCTGTTCGTCACGGTGCCGACGGGCATTCCCGGCGCGCCCACCACGACGGGACAGCAGAAGGTGGTGTCGGTGGTGGTGACCACCGCCACGGGCATCGCAACCGCGCAGCTCGTCATCACGCCACCGCCCGCGCAGCCCACCCCATCCGTCTCGTCATTCAGCCCGGCCATTGGAGCGAAGCTCGGCTCCACGCTCACCATCACCGGCCAGAACTTCGGCTCGGTGCCGAGCAACGTCAGGGTCTTCTTCGATGACCAGCCACTGGGAGGGAGTCCCCCTGCACCCGTGGGGGTCCAGCCGGCCACCGCGACGGGAACCCAGCTCACCGTCGTGATTCCGGCGAACCTGGATGGCTTTGGAGTGACCGGCGATCGGAAGACGGTCTCCATCAAGGTCAGCGTGGGGCCGATGACCTCACTGGGGATGGGAGTCATCCTCGAGAAGTGAGAAGACCCTCTCATGACCCACCGCCACGCGCTGTTCCTCTCACTCCTCTGCTGTCTGCTGTTGCCGGGCCTCGCGAGCCAGGCGGCAGAGCAGACGTTCGCCTACAAACTGCCGCACGTGCTTGCCCCCGCGCAGCCTGTGTCGCTGGTCAGGGTGGAGCTCTCGCTGTACGACGACTTCGCGCCCGGACAGGACGTTGGGGGCGTTGTCACCGGGGCACGCTTCACCGTCCGGGACGGGGGGGGCGATGAACTGGGGACCTTCCCCGCCATGGACGGGGCGCACACCCTGTCGAACGGCGATCAAATCACCCTCCGGGGAGTCGGCACCGAGACGGTATTCCTGAGACACCATGTGTACAGCCTCTACGCGGCCCCGAACACCGACCCCTGTGCGCTCAACGGGAGCGCGACGGACTCGGAATACCAGTACACGCTCACCGGCTGGACGGGCATCTCCACCTACCGGATGACGGGGTACTCAGCGGCCTCCGTGGACAGCTGCACCTGCTCCAAGCGCCGCGTGAAGAACGGCATGAATTGGACCGAGGTGCCTCCCGGCGACAACCTGGGCCGGTTCCCGATGGACATCGCGCTGGTGGTGGACCGCTCGGGGAGCATGTCCAGCTCCGTCACCCAGGGCATGTCACGCTGGATGGGCCTGCGCTCCGCCGTGGCCCAGTTCATTGCCCAGTGGAAGCTGGAGGGAATGCCGCGCCAGACGGGCGCAGTGGATCCGAAGCTGGGCACGGACCGGCTCGGGCTCTTCCTGTTCGGCTCGAACGTGGTGTCAGAAGGCTTCCGGGAGCGGGGGTTGGACGGCAACGAATGGAATGAGTTCACCGATGCCTTGGATCGGCCGGAGTACCCGAGTGGACAGACCGCGATGGGCGCCGGACTGGAGGCGGCCTTCAGCGAGCACAGCCAGCTCGGCAGCGAGAATGACCTGACGGTGGTGCTGATGACGGATGGCATGCAGAACGTCCAGCCCCTGGTGAAGCAGGGCCTGAACGGCCACATGTCGATCGTGTACCCGGGCACGGACATCGACCTCACCAACAAGTGCACGCCCATCCTCACCATCCCCGTGGGGAACGTCGGGGCCCCGTGGACCGAGGACCTGGAGCGGCTCTCGCAGCAGACGGCTGGGACGACGCAGCTCACCCTTCCGAGCCAGATTGGCCCGAGCTTCATCTCCAGCCTGGTGGATGCGCTCAAGGGCAACACCCCGTCCCTGGCGCTGCAGGAGCAGCGGACGATGCCGCCAGGTGGGGGCACGCACCTCCATCCGGTGACGCTGGACTCGTCGGTGGAGAACGCCATCGTCGTGCTCGGTTGGGTTGGGAATCCCAACCTGGTGGAAGGTGCGCTGTCGGTGCGCCTGCTGGACCCGAATGGGAACGAGGCGCCGACGGTGGCCAACGAGGACGGCTTCCTCTTCTCGGCCCTGCGGGTGGACCTGCCGGACAGCGGCCCGCCCGGCGTGTGGACGGTGGAGGTGAACGGCGGCGCGTCTGTGGGCGTGCCGTACAACGTCTCCGTCATCGCCGAGGAGTCGGTGCTCGACTTCGTCGTGCGCGTCGTCGGGGAGCAACACCCGGCGGGCGAGCCGCTCGAGGTTGAGGCGGTGGTCAGCGTGGATGGAGAGCCGGCCGACCCGGGCGACTACCAGGTGTCCGTGGAGGTGGAGGGGCCCGTGGAGTCGCTGGGGACGGTGATGAGCGAGTACGGCGGCGGCTACCCGGATGACCTGGCGAATGACCGGACCGCCTACGAATGGAAGCTCGACGACCTCCTGGAAGGTGATGAGGACTTCGCGGCGCGGACCGCGCTGTACCCGCGCGTGGAGCTCCCGCTGACGCCGGTGGGTGGCGGACGCTTCCAGCTCCCCTACACGGACACGTCCATCCCCGGCCGGTACCGCTTCCGCGTCGTGGTGACGGGGCCGGATGAGCTGCGGCGCGTGGAGACGCTGGAGGCCCACGTGGTGGTGCTGCCCGACGTGTCAGCCACCGCGACGGGCGGAGAGCCCGAGGGCGACGACCGCTTCGTCATCCACTTCACCCCGAGGGACCTCGAGTACCGGCGGCTGGGCCCGGGGTACGAGAACACCGTCCGGGTGTTCGTGGACTGGCAGGAGCTGACGCCCTCCACCGACACGGGCGAGGGCGTCGGCTACTCCCTCTGGGACAACGAGCAGATGGGCACCTACACGCTGCGGTTGTGGGGCGTGAACTACACCGCGCACCTCTCCGTCTGGATGGGAGGCGCCGTGGTGCTGGACAACTCCATCGCCTTCATCCTGGAGAACCCCCAGGACCTGAGGAACGCGACGCCCGCGGACCAGACGGCGAAGCAACGGTCCGAGGCGGAGCCCCTGCCCGGCCGCAAGTGCGGCGCGAGTGGTGGGTTGCTCGGCCTGTTCCTCGCGCTGCCCCTGCTGGGGTGGTGGCGCATTCCCCGTAAGCCGTACCGGGCGCCGCACAAGCGCTCCACCGAATGACCAGGAGATGAAGATGGCATACCGCCTGTCGCTGCTCGCAGGGCTGTTCGCGCTGCTGCTGTCCCCGGCCACGGCCGAGGCGCAGTTTTCCTTCCGGACGCCAATCACTCCCGCGGGAGGCCAGGCGGTCACCCACGTGAAGGTGATGCTGGAGCTGGGGGCACCCGTGCCCGCCGGCTCCACCATCGACTTCGGCGGCACGCCGGTAGGCATTCCCGGCAACGTGCTGCTCCCCAACGGGGACAACGCCGTGTTGAACGCCGCCGGCAACACCGTGGTCGTCGAGTACTGGCTCTACAGCCTGCTGACCAACATCTCGAACCTCTGCTCGAAGGACCCGCTGGACAACGGCCAGCGGACGGTGACGTTCACGCCGAGCTTCGCTGGCATCAACGGCTACCGCCTCACCGGGTACTCAGCGCTGTCGGAGGACCAGTGCACGTGCGCCCGCCGACGGGTGAAGCTCATGGAGTGGCTCACCCCGCCGCCGGGCACGAACAACGGCCGGCTGCCGCAGGACATCGCGCTGGTGCTGGACCGCTCCGGGAGCATGAGCGGCTCCACGCCGGGAGACTCGGAGCCGTCGACGAAGTGGCGGGCGCTGGAGGACTCCATCGAGCAGTTCGTAAACTTCTGGGCAGCGGAGGGAATGGACCCCTTCACCCAGACGGGAGGCCGGGCGCTGGCGAAGGACCGGCTGGCGCTCGTCTACTTCCAGAGCGTCGTGGAGCCCACCCCGTTCGGCGGCAACCTGTTCGTCGAGCGCGGAGTCGGCGCGGTGGCCGGCCCGACGCACCCGTGGACGCAGCTCAGCAACGACGTGAGGGCCAAGGAGCCGGCCGGGTCCACGGCCATGGGCGGAGGCCTCAAGGCGGCGGTGCAGGCCTGGGAGGCGCTGCCCGAGCCGAAGAACGACCTGACGGTGGTGCTCATGTCGGACGGCATGCAGAACGTGAACCCCCGCGTGAAGGACGGAGTGGGCGCCCACATCGGGAAGAAGGTCCTGGAGTTCACGGCGGGCGTGGACACCCCCCTGGTGCAGAAGTGCCGTCCCATCCTGACGGTGTCCATGGGCAACGCGGCAGACGCGTTCGTGACGGTGATGGACGACATCGCGCAGCAGACGGCGGGCACCAGCCGCCTCACCACGAGCAAGGGCACGGCGCCCGCGTTCGCGGGGATGCTGGTGGAGTCGCTCAAGGGCAACACCCTGTCCACGCTGTTGCAGAGCACCGCCACGTTGCCGGCCGGCACGAGCACGGAAACGCGGACGGTGGCGGTGGACTCGACGGCCCGCAGCCTCTACGTGAACCTGGGTTGGTACTCCGGCGTCTACCGCGCTCCGCCCCTGTTGCTGCGTGTGACGGCGCCGGACGGCAGCATCGCGAAGCCGGCGGTGGAGGTGCGGGGCAACAGCCACGTGCTGCACCGCTTCGAGCTGCCGAAGAATGGCCCGCCGGGTGACTGGAAGCTGGAGGTGGTGCGCGGCTCGGTGACGTCCAACTTCGTGTACCAGCTTGGCGCGTACGTCGACGAGCGGAGCCTGGACTTCCTGCTGTCGCTGGGGGGCAAGCGGCACTCGGCCGGCAAGCCGTTGGTGCTGACGGCCCAGGTCGCCTTCGACGGCAAGCCGATGAAGGGACTGGAGGGTGACCTGACGGTGCGGGTGGAGCGCCCCCTCACCGCGTT includes:
- a CDS encoding phage tail protein; protein product: MDANGSRFHLLLGRDDWGRCSSDKGQPLAEAWADASGTGADVAWDALRAEVSLRAELFRFPAAPRDVPPKLEDRRGAARDRYKSFYWIDRDGLAVKVMSSGSRLTSTFWPVAPSEPRAATFGGFGPVVAPSAPAAVPLGGLGITAHHYLVVGTLAPEPGLLVFDLHSGGPPVRHLWPAGVPFAPWDVAATPDGGAVVLDRQHRRLWRLDAELRVVRLGGDSVLAEEVVEVFQPAQGGPPRRVPAVTFPEPVSLDASLPLDAADPISVEVLPDGRVLVLDRGEAGGFLSVYRDGQPEGAPLPLEVEGILQGSGSAFSYALVPHDMALVPGTKDTPHRVLVVGRDGNQVFAFDLHVGEGGALSAVPQPEYLPLRLFGGKALIGVDGGAFYDFADTFVPLVAQRRPRYVREATLRTPVLDGRAPDCVWHRLMLDASIPPGARVTVRTRAANEHADLEATPFIEEPTPYKRGRGSELPYVAGATSGHRGTFEVLFQRAKGRYAQVELTLHGGGATTPRIHALRAWYPRFSYLAQYLPGLYRQDAESASFLDRFLANVEGLFTSLEDRIAAAQVLFDARGAPPEALDWLSSWFGVAMDPAWDETRRRLFLRHTLDFFQWRGTPRGLIMALRVALDECPDDTIFTEETEPTRARFRIVERFRSARTPFITPPESTVSDGIHVVTTATTQRWEPSQGRAQLVDRYRAALQAAGVTATVDSFPLREPAGATASSVWRSFCMEALGFIPAATVATTSVWREFLLRRYRNVTALNAAHLTSLADFTQAALPVVLPDDGPAQTDWYHFETVVLPVRAAAHRFTVVLPVPKGSAAEEQRTRLEQAMRVVAVEKPAHTVFDVKFYWAMFRVGEARLGVDTLIDLGSRAPELMPAMQLGREYLAESHLAPRPPQDAKDRQILGRDALGRRETHGSDTL
- a CDS encoding VWA domain-containing protein translates to MTHRHALFLSLLCCLLLPGLASQAAEQTFAYKLPHVLAPAQPVSLVRVELSLYDDFAPGQDVGGVVTGARFTVRDGGGDELGTFPAMDGAHTLSNGDQITLRGVGTETVFLRHHVYSLYAAPNTDPCALNGSATDSEYQYTLTGWTGISTYRMTGYSAASVDSCTCSKRRVKNGMNWTEVPPGDNLGRFPMDIALVVDRSGSMSSSVTQGMSRWMGLRSAVAQFIAQWKLEGMPRQTGAVDPKLGTDRLGLFLFGSNVVSEGFRERGLDGNEWNEFTDALDRPEYPSGQTAMGAGLEAAFSEHSQLGSENDLTVVLMTDGMQNVQPLVKQGLNGHMSIVYPGTDIDLTNKCTPILTIPVGNVGAPWTEDLERLSQQTAGTTQLTLPSQIGPSFISSLVDALKGNTPSLALQEQRTMPPGGGTHLHPVTLDSSVENAIVVLGWVGNPNLVEGALSVRLLDPNGNEAPTVANEDGFLFSALRVDLPDSGPPGVWTVEVNGGASVGVPYNVSVIAEESVLDFVVRVVGEQHPAGEPLEVEAVVSVDGEPADPGDYQVSVEVEGPVESLGTVMSEYGGGYPDDLANDRTAYEWKLDDLLEGDEDFAARTALYPRVELPLTPVGGGRFQLPYTDTSIPGRYRFRVVVTGPDELRRVETLEAHVVVLPDVSATATGGEPEGDDRFVIHFTPRDLEYRRLGPGYENTVRVFVDWQELTPSTDTGEGVGYSLWDNEQMGTYTLRLWGVNYTAHLSVWMGGAVVLDNSIAFILENPQDLRNATPADQTAKQRSEAEPLPGRKCGASGGLLGLFLALPLLGWWRIPRKPYRAPHKRSTE
- a CDS encoding collagen-like triple helix repeat-containing protein, with amino-acid sequence MSTFTSTSVPRAAADPTKHVNYVLGMVLGVDDFNQEFAWLSERDRWLARDLLGYGTAWGLAVTSGLGTRGPEVRVSPGVALTPRGQLVRVTPSQCASLNDWLKANREAVDPHVSATDLLRLWVVLCYRECLTDMVPVPGEPCRSEDDSMAPSRVTDDFRLELRLGRPAQPEEDAVRDFMRWLQGHIQGASDPSSSISMEAFLKAIRDAAVTGSPPSSPLSPPAPNSPLDPMMDASPPGPLLIYTEDMERYLRAALRLWVTELRALWRPNWLGAAHGCTSPVTPEPASDGDCVMLAEVEVALVKSEVAGDWLVDDDPGAIRLLEEDRPFVLHLRMLQEMLLSIAAAGGGGGGAGPAGPQGPQGLKGDKGDPGNPGVKGDKGDPGSPGVKGDKGDPGNPGVKGDKGDKGDPGNTGAQGPQGDPGEPFPWVVRRPENPDLGNYHIVAAGIVPLRDEDPGTTYNGLRCVGIVDDGTAYFTFNDCVFKPEEYVYIVKAMMVQHPEFPHLDSVTFGGFPEGDDSSVFALHFWDMPNQQYANPGDLEQLEVVIEVSQYFRFPQG
- a CDS encoding IPT/TIG domain-containing protein, producing MPIDLDDLPEIKPGDLITSDLINTLVREMKNLVAGVGNNPVPNLFGRTISDVKNTLAQGGNKLKIAGALDAAGVSVDIGRAENAGRLVVGQIPPPDARVADNTNVFLLIAAVAGSGPQQSEPPVITGFSPLTAPVGTPVQIIGKEFDPVQSRNKVTFDGVTAATPSSDSTRFSLFVTVPTGIPGAPTTTGQQKVVSVVVTTATGIATAQLVITPPPAQPTPSVSSFSPAIGAKLGSTLTITGQNFGSVPSNVRVFFDDQPLGGSPPAPVGVQPATATGTQLTVVIPANLDGFGVTGDRKTVSIKVSVGPMTSLGMGVILEK